The following proteins are encoded in a genomic region of Mycobacterium sp. 155:
- a CDS encoding cutinase family protein, whose protein sequence is MTTKPALLLVFAALAAATPIVVSAPASAAPCPDITVVFARGTNEPPGLGSVGGPFVDDLRARVAPRTVDGVAVDYPASNDFGSSPPAGADAARSLVESTVANCPNTKMVLGGYSQGAAVIELATNEMPPQIADHVAASALFGTPRTSFSGMLAGGPLPALAPQYAANSIDQCNQDDPICWEGGWDMGAHVSYVQSGKVAQSADFVASRL, encoded by the coding sequence ATGACGACCAAGCCCGCTCTGCTGTTGGTGTTTGCAGCACTAGCCGCAGCCACTCCGATCGTCGTATCTGCACCGGCGTCAGCTGCCCCATGCCCTGACATCACAGTGGTGTTCGCTCGCGGTACGAACGAGCCGCCCGGTCTCGGTAGCGTCGGCGGTCCGTTCGTCGATGATCTGCGCGCGCGGGTCGCACCGCGCACAGTCGATGGGGTAGCGGTCGACTACCCGGCCAGCAACGACTTCGGCTCCAGCCCGCCTGCCGGCGCCGACGCGGCGCGGTCACTCGTCGAGTCCACCGTGGCCAACTGTCCAAACACGAAGATGGTGCTCGGCGGCTACTCGCAGGGTGCGGCGGTCATCGAACTGGCTACCAACGAGATGCCTCCGCAGATCGCTGATCACGTGGCGGCCAGCGCATTGTTCGGTACGCCACGTACCAGCTTCTCGGGCATGCTTGCTGGGGGACCGCTGCCGGCCTTGGCGCCGCAATATGCCGCCAACTCCATCGATCAGTGCAACCAGGACGATCCGATCTGTTGGGAAGGCGGCTGGGACATGGGCGCCCACGTGTCCTATGTGCAGTCCGGAAAGGTCGCGCAGTCAGCAGATTTCGTCGCTAGCCGGCTTTAG
- a CDS encoding GNAT family N-acetyltransferase, with amino-acid sequence MLDRTGAETTVTKHPDRFAIEVDGNTVGRADFHDIDGRRIFPHTEVLPQYRGRGLATILVGEALRSTRAAGLRIVPTCWMVAEYIDKHPEYAEFTDAR; translated from the coding sequence ATGCTCGACAGAACCGGCGCAGAGACGACCGTCACCAAACATCCTGACCGGTTCGCCATCGAGGTCGACGGCAATACCGTCGGCCGCGCCGACTTCCACGACATCGACGGCCGACGCATCTTCCCGCACACCGAGGTTCTGCCCCAGTATCGAGGTCGTGGACTTGCGACGATCCTCGTCGGCGAAGCCTTGCGTTCGACTCGTGCGGCTGGCTTACGGATCGTGCCGACCTGCTGGATGGTGGCCGAATACATCGACAAGCATCCGGAGTATGCCGAATTCACCGACGCCCGGTGA
- a CDS encoding family 16 glycosylhydrolase, whose amino-acid sequence MANLDRRKLMMLSGLGVVAAAMPTPLAQALPSKPLTPPVPAPTAPQAAMNYVFVDEFDGAAGSAPDASKWTIAKARETIQDPTYWEQPGRIGQYRDDRKNVFIDGKSNLVIRATKEGDTYYGAKLASVWEGGAGHTWEARIKFNCLTAGAWPAFWLGSLGQGELDIVEWYGNGKWPSATTVHAKSNGGEWETHNIAVDNAWHTWRTQWDGNSARFWQDYTDGAKPYFEVPASSLPDWPFNQPGYTMFVVLNLAVAGSGGEDPSGGTYPADMLVDYVRVW is encoded by the coding sequence ATGGCCAACTTGGATCGTCGAAAACTGATGATGTTGTCGGGTCTCGGCGTGGTAGCGGCGGCTATGCCCACCCCGCTTGCCCAAGCCCTCCCGAGCAAGCCCCTGACGCCGCCTGTTCCGGCGCCGACGGCCCCGCAAGCTGCGATGAATTACGTGTTCGTGGATGAATTCGACGGGGCTGCCGGCTCAGCGCCGGATGCGTCGAAATGGACCATCGCGAAGGCCCGCGAGACCATCCAGGACCCCACCTACTGGGAACAGCCCGGCCGCATCGGCCAGTACCGCGATGACCGCAAGAACGTCTTCATCGACGGCAAGTCCAATCTGGTCATCCGAGCCACGAAGGAAGGCGACACCTATTACGGCGCGAAGCTGGCCAGCGTGTGGGAGGGTGGCGCCGGCCACACCTGGGAGGCGCGGATCAAGTTCAACTGCCTGACTGCGGGCGCCTGGCCGGCCTTCTGGCTGGGCAGCCTGGGGCAGGGTGAACTCGACATCGTCGAGTGGTACGGCAACGGTAAGTGGCCGTCGGCGACCACCGTGCATGCCAAATCGAACGGTGGCGAATGGGAGACCCACAACATCGCTGTCGACAACGCCTGGCACACGTGGCGCACCCAATGGGATGGCAACAGCGCACGGTTTTGGCAGGACTACACCGACGGCGCGAAGCCCTATTTCGAGGTCCCCGCGAGTTCGCTGCCGGACTGGCCGTTCAATCAGCCCGGGTACACGATGTTCGTCGTGCTGAACCTCGCTGTCGCGGGATCCGGCGGCGAAGATCCCAGCGGCGGTACCTACCCGGCCGACATGCTTGTGGACTACGTGCGCGTCTGGTAA
- a CDS encoding DUF4193 domain-containing protein — MATDYDAPRGKDADESAEESLEDLAAQRRTATDTAVIDEDEAVDSFDLPDADLSGEELTVRVIPKQADEFTCSSCFLVQHRNRLALQQGSQQICVDCV, encoded by the coding sequence ATGGCAACTGATTACGACGCACCTCGGGGCAAGGATGCTGACGAGTCTGCCGAGGAGTCACTCGAGGATCTCGCCGCCCAGCGACGGACAGCCACCGACACGGCGGTGATCGATGAGGATGAGGCGGTCGATTCCTTTGACCTGCCGGACGCCGATCTCAGCGGCGAAGAACTCACCGTACGGGTGATTCCGAAGCAGGCCGATGAGTTCACCTGCTCCAGCTGTTTCCTCGTGCAGCACCGCAACCGCCTCGCGCTGCAGCAGGGTAGCCAACAGATCTGCGTCGACTGCGTCTGA
- a CDS encoding PE-PPE domain-containing protein, translating into MRRLFRTSATVILVMAAAVVLAGAQTMVMPLAFLTATALIMGGTGHPLSSPEDSPQFIDGYTNNAINNYIVLTGYCGSESCTPTAVSTPEQFMPVSGTMPFDESVAQGTANLNQAITAQSVGTQIIVFGYSQSARIASIEKRNLAASGSTLPLAFVLIGNPNRPNGGVLSRFEGLQIPILGVTFDGATPTDTNFKTVDVTRQYDGWSDFPLNPLNPFATANAVAGIYYLHGDYESVGLGNAVYQGSYGDTQYYMIPSNRLPLLMPLAEAGVPDPVLAVLDAPMRVLVESGYDRTASPGQLTGANVLYFPNPVETGVNFIIAIPTGLDDGAQEVANVRPFGTAPIDQRSPYGVGGPPVNTGSFGSSSVPVSAAAAPTPNMVAPTPKTVSPAAQPSVANPRAAALPIGPQPGGWQSMNPKPVAAQPVPATPTPRVDAPKKNLTLPWSGPAQPTSQPAPIAFPAAPVPTQAPAKVEIPRPAVAPLDPPKQPPVKLPAIPTMVPKAPPIEATPELPLPAALEVSPGPVAPPPMLPPPAIPTFVPPPIPVLPPPPPMPALPNIFGGFRLPF; encoded by the coding sequence GTGCGTCGTCTGTTCCGCACCAGCGCCACCGTGATCTTGGTGATGGCTGCCGCGGTCGTGCTTGCCGGTGCTCAGACGATGGTGATGCCGCTGGCGTTTCTGACCGCGACCGCATTGATCATGGGCGGCACCGGTCATCCGCTGAGTTCGCCAGAGGACAGCCCGCAGTTCATAGACGGCTACACCAACAACGCCATCAACAACTACATTGTGCTCACCGGTTACTGCGGGTCCGAGTCGTGCACACCCACCGCGGTATCAACCCCGGAGCAGTTCATGCCGGTGTCGGGCACTATGCCGTTCGATGAGTCGGTCGCGCAGGGAACGGCGAACCTGAACCAGGCCATCACCGCACAGTCGGTCGGAACCCAGATCATCGTGTTCGGCTACTCGCAGAGCGCGCGCATCGCATCGATCGAAAAGCGTAATCTGGCCGCGTCCGGGTCGACGCTGCCATTGGCATTCGTATTGATCGGTAATCCGAACCGCCCCAACGGCGGCGTGCTGTCCCGGTTCGAGGGGCTGCAAATCCCCATCCTCGGCGTCACCTTCGACGGTGCGACGCCGACGGACACCAACTTCAAGACCGTCGACGTCACCCGCCAGTACGACGGATGGTCCGACTTTCCACTGAATCCGCTCAACCCGTTCGCTACGGCGAATGCCGTTGCCGGGATCTACTATCTGCACGGCGATTATGAGAGCGTGGGCCTGGGCAACGCGGTCTACCAGGGATCTTATGGCGATACGCAGTACTACATGATCCCGAGCAACCGGTTGCCCCTGCTGATGCCCTTGGCCGAGGCCGGCGTGCCGGATCCCGTTCTCGCGGTGCTGGATGCGCCGATGCGCGTGCTGGTGGAATCGGGCTACGACCGGACCGCGAGCCCGGGACAACTTACCGGTGCGAACGTGCTGTACTTCCCGAACCCAGTAGAGACCGGTGTCAACTTCATCATTGCGATCCCGACCGGGCTCGACGACGGAGCACAAGAAGTGGCCAACGTCCGGCCTTTCGGCACCGCACCGATCGATCAGCGCAGTCCGTACGGTGTCGGGGGCCCGCCGGTCAACACGGGATCATTCGGCTCCAGCAGTGTTCCGGTATCAGCAGCCGCCGCTCCGACGCCGAATATGGTGGCGCCCACGCCCAAAACAGTATCGCCGGCTGCCCAGCCTTCTGTTGCGAACCCGCGGGCCGCGGCGCTGCCCATCGGCCCGCAACCCGGAGGATGGCAGTCGATGAATCCTAAACCGGTTGCGGCGCAGCCGGTTCCCGCGACACCAACACCGCGCGTCGACGCGCCGAAGAAGAATCTGACGTTACCGTGGTCGGGGCCCGCCCAGCCAACGTCGCAACCGGCGCCGATTGCGTTTCCCGCCGCTCCTGTGCCGACGCAGGCCCCCGCGAAGGTCGAGATACCCAGGCCGGCAGTGGCTCCGCTCGATCCACCGAAACAACCTCCGGTGAAACTGCCCGCGATCCCGACCATGGTGCCGAAGGCGCCACCCATCGAAGCGACTCCGGAGTTGCCCCTCCCGGCAGCCCTCGAGGTATCGCCAGGGCCCGTCGCGCCACCACCGATGTTGCCGCCGCCGGCGATTCCGACCTTCGTGCCGCCGCCGATACCTGTGCTCCCGCCACCGCCGCCCATGCCGGCGTTGCCGAACATCTTCGGCGGGTTCCGCCTGCCTTTCTGA
- a CDS encoding D-2-hydroxyacid dehydrogenase — MIEQTDPSTARPSRLRVVASTPVSEELIERIVRHEPRIDFIRDQTLLPPQRFAGDHSGDPAFHRTADQQHAFDELVDSAQALYGVPDETPPTLKRTAEHNPGLLWVHTMAAGGGAQIKAARLTEAELNRIRFTTSAGVHAEPMAEYALFGLLAGAKTLPRLVAQQAERQWSSRWEMGLLSQQRVLLIGLGAIGRAVAAKLSALGANVIGTSRSGTPVDGVDEIVHPDDLANAATGVDGIVVSLPGTAATDKLVGEDVLRAAKPGFTLVSLGRGTVIDEVALIAALRDGQVGFAALDVFTVEPLPTDSPLWADPNVLISPHTAALNSAEDRLIADLFADNAGRLLDGRPMRNLVDTVEFY, encoded by the coding sequence ATGATCGAACAAACCGACCCTTCCACCGCCAGGCCGAGCCGGCTTCGGGTGGTGGCCTCGACCCCGGTCAGTGAGGAACTGATCGAACGGATCGTCCGGCACGAACCCCGTATCGACTTCATCCGAGACCAGACGCTGTTGCCTCCCCAGCGGTTCGCTGGTGACCACTCCGGCGATCCGGCCTTCCACCGCACCGCAGACCAGCAACACGCATTCGACGAACTTGTCGACTCCGCACAGGCGCTTTACGGCGTGCCCGACGAGACGCCGCCGACACTCAAACGCACCGCCGAACACAATCCTGGACTGCTGTGGGTACACACCATGGCCGCCGGCGGCGGTGCCCAGATAAAGGCTGCTCGACTGACCGAAGCCGAACTGAACCGGATCCGGTTCACCACCTCAGCCGGCGTTCATGCCGAGCCGATGGCCGAGTACGCGTTGTTCGGGTTGTTGGCCGGGGCCAAGACGCTGCCGAGGCTGGTGGCCCAGCAGGCCGAGCGACAATGGTCCAGCCGCTGGGAAATGGGGTTGCTCAGCCAGCAACGGGTGCTCCTCATCGGGCTTGGCGCGATCGGCCGCGCTGTCGCCGCCAAGCTTTCGGCATTGGGGGCCAACGTGATTGGCACCAGCCGCTCCGGAACGCCGGTTGACGGCGTCGATGAGATCGTCCACCCAGACGATCTCGCGAACGCGGCGACCGGTGTCGACGGTATCGTCGTGAGCCTGCCCGGTACCGCCGCGACCGACAAGCTCGTGGGTGAGGATGTGCTGCGGGCTGCCAAACCCGGGTTCACTCTGGTCAGTCTCGGGCGGGGCACCGTGATCGATGAGGTCGCGTTGATCGCGGCACTGCGTGACGGCCAGGTAGGTTTCGCCGCGCTGGATGTGTTCACGGTCGAACCACTTCCTACCGACAGCCCGTTATGGGCCGACCCGAACGTCCTCATCAGCCCGCATACCGCGGCGCTGAATTCAGCAGAGGACCGCTTGATCGCCGATCTGTTCGCCGACAACGCCGGCAGGCTCCTTGACGGCAGGCCAATGCGCAATCTGGTTGACACCGTTGAGTTCTACTAA
- a CDS encoding amino acid ABC transporter substrate-binding protein/permease has translation MCTTGSASAAGEHYVIATDTTFAPFEFQDEQGRLVGIDMDLIREIAKDQGFTVDIKPLGFDAALQAVQANQAAGVIAGMSITDERKKVFDFSDPYFESGVQMAVLKTNDDIKSYADLRGKRVAVKNGTEGAQFADSIKDKYGFDVVSFADSSSMFDEVRTGNSVAVFEDYPVLNYGIQQGNGFKTVTPKESGSSYGFAVNKGRNAELLAKFNAGLKNLKSSGRYDQILETYLGKGATENDNSFLGLLKSTFPILMAGLKMTIILTVVSIAIALVLGIIFGLLRVSRSIWLRAIGTTFVDIFRGTPLLVQAFFIYFGIPAALGFQMTAMTAGIITLSLNAGAYMTEIVRGGIQSVDKGQMEAARSLGIGYLPAMRKVILPQAIRTMIPSYINQFVITLKDTSILSVIGIAELTQTGRLIIARNFQSFNMWLIIGIIYFIVIMALTKLSDRLEKRLVK, from the coding sequence ATGTGTACCACCGGATCCGCTTCGGCGGCGGGCGAGCACTACGTCATCGCCACCGACACCACGTTTGCGCCGTTCGAATTTCAGGACGAACAGGGCAGATTGGTCGGCATCGACATGGATCTGATCCGCGAGATCGCTAAGGACCAGGGCTTCACCGTTGACATCAAGCCGCTGGGCTTCGACGCCGCGCTGCAGGCGGTGCAAGCCAACCAGGCCGCCGGTGTGATCGCCGGGATGTCGATCACCGACGAACGCAAGAAGGTCTTCGACTTTTCCGATCCGTACTTCGAATCGGGTGTGCAGATGGCCGTGCTGAAAACCAACGACGACATCAAGTCCTATGCGGACCTGCGCGGCAAGCGCGTCGCGGTGAAGAACGGTACCGAAGGCGCCCAATTCGCCGACTCCATCAAGGACAAGTACGGATTCGACGTCGTATCGTTCGCCGACTCGTCTTCGATGTTCGACGAGGTACGTACGGGCAACTCGGTAGCGGTCTTCGAGGACTACCCGGTGCTGAACTACGGCATCCAGCAGGGCAACGGATTCAAGACCGTGACGCCCAAGGAAAGTGGGTCGAGCTATGGGTTCGCGGTCAACAAGGGACGGAACGCGGAGCTGCTCGCGAAATTCAATGCGGGCCTGAAGAACCTCAAGTCCTCGGGCCGCTACGACCAGATCCTCGAAACCTACCTCGGCAAGGGCGCCACCGAGAACGACAACTCGTTCCTGGGCCTGCTGAAGAGCACCTTCCCGATCCTGATGGCCGGTCTGAAGATGACCATCATCCTGACGGTCGTCTCGATCGCCATCGCACTGGTGCTCGGCATCATCTTTGGGTTGTTGCGGGTCTCGCGGTCGATATGGCTGCGAGCCATCGGCACGACATTCGTCGACATCTTCCGTGGCACACCGCTTCTGGTTCAAGCGTTCTTCATCTACTTCGGTATCCCGGCCGCGCTCGGATTCCAGATGACGGCGATGACGGCGGGCATCATCACGCTGTCGCTCAACGCCGGTGCGTACATGACCGAGATCGTGCGCGGCGGTATCCAGTCGGTGGACAAAGGTCAGATGGAGGCAGCCCGCAGTCTGGGCATCGGCTACCTGCCGGCCATGCGGAAGGTGATTCTGCCGCAAGCGATCCGGACGATGATCCCGTCCTACATCAACCAGTTCGTCATCACATTGAAAGATACGTCGATCCTGTCGGTGATCGGCATCGCCGAGCTCACCCAAACCGGCCGGCTGATCATCGCCCGTAACTTCCAGTCGTTCAACATGTGGCTGATCATCGGCATCATCTACTTCATCGTGATCATGGCGCTCACAAAGCTCTCGGACCGACTCGAGAAGAGGCTCGTCAAATGA
- a CDS encoding amino acid ABC transporter ATP-binding protein, translating into MTQLVPESASAEPEGAVKIRVEGLKKAYGDLVVLDGINTTISQGEVVCVIGPSGSGKSTFLRCLNKLEDITDGKVTVDDYDLTNPKVDLDKVRQHIGMVFQHFNLFPHMTVIENVTLAPLLTKKMNKATAEKRALDLLGQVGLAEKANVKPATLSGGQKQRVAIARALAMNPSIMLFDEATSALDPEMVGDVLEVLRALAAEGMTMVVVTHEMGFAREVASRVIFMADGNIVEDDIPAEVFDSPKHPRLQEFLSKVL; encoded by the coding sequence ATGACCCAGCTCGTCCCAGAATCGGCATCGGCCGAACCCGAAGGCGCCGTCAAGATCCGCGTCGAGGGCCTCAAGAAGGCCTACGGCGACCTGGTGGTCCTCGACGGCATCAATACCACCATCAGTCAAGGTGAGGTGGTCTGTGTCATCGGCCCGTCCGGTTCGGGAAAATCGACCTTCCTGCGGTGCCTCAACAAACTCGAGGACATCACCGACGGCAAGGTCACGGTCGACGACTACGACTTAACCAACCCCAAGGTCGACCTCGACAAGGTGCGTCAGCACATCGGCATGGTGTTCCAGCACTTCAACCTGTTCCCGCACATGACGGTGATCGAGAACGTCACGCTGGCACCGCTTTTGACCAAGAAGATGAACAAGGCCACCGCCGAGAAGCGGGCCCTCGATCTGCTGGGACAGGTGGGGCTGGCGGAGAAGGCAAACGTCAAGCCGGCCACGCTATCCGGCGGACAGAAACAACGCGTCGCCATTGCGCGGGCACTCGCGATGAACCCGTCGATCATGTTGTTCGACGAGGCCACAAGTGCGCTCGACCCTGAGATGGTCGGCGATGTTCTCGAAGTTCTGCGCGCGCTGGCTGCCGAGGGCATGACGATGGTGGTGGTCACCCACGAGATGGGTTTCGCGCGAGAGGTGGCATCGCGGGTGATCTTCATGGCCGACGGGAATATCGTCGAGGACGACATTCCCGCAGAGGTCTTCGACAGCCCGAAACACCCACGGCTGCAGGAGTTTCTATCGAAGGTGCTGTGA
- a CDS encoding DUF3060 domain-containing protein: protein MDPQDDPEARIRDLERPLADAAHASELGTGQTTQPWTSAQQFPPPYGNEYPGYPPPQRGSASSVRVLVLSAALASLLAAGGVAAYLMFASSRDTGSSGTTTSGSAKTTVRTTQAQPAAPMPPTVSSSPVLPGQPVAVTGINQNRTIACNDSSVTVQGIQNTVTITGHCTTITVSGIQNTITVDAVDTIGVSGMENRLTFHSGEPQISNSGQDNVVEQG from the coding sequence ATGGACCCGCAGGACGACCCTGAGGCCCGCATCCGGGACCTGGAACGCCCACTCGCCGACGCCGCCCACGCGTCGGAGCTGGGAACGGGTCAGACCACCCAGCCATGGACTTCGGCTCAGCAGTTTCCGCCGCCGTACGGCAACGAATACCCCGGCTATCCACCACCACAGCGAGGCTCAGCCAGTTCGGTACGTGTTCTGGTGCTGTCGGCGGCGCTGGCGTCGCTTCTCGCGGCTGGTGGCGTCGCGGCCTATCTGATGTTCGCCAGCTCACGGGACACCGGGTCGAGCGGCACCACGACGAGCGGCTCCGCCAAGACGACCGTGCGCACCACCCAGGCGCAGCCCGCCGCCCCCATGCCGCCCACTGTCTCGTCGAGCCCGGTGCTACCCGGCCAGCCGGTCGCCGTGACGGGGATCAACCAGAACCGCACCATCGCGTGCAACGACAGCTCCGTGACCGTGCAAGGCATCCAGAACACCGTGACGATCACCGGGCACTGCACCACCATCACGGTGTCGGGCATCCAGAACACGATCACTGTCGACGCAGTCGACACCATCGGCGTCTCCGGTATGGAGAATCGGCTCACCTTCCACTCGGGTGAACCACAGATCTCCAACTCCGGTCAGGACAACGTCGTCGAACAGGGCTGA
- a CDS encoding YncE family protein, with amino-acid sequence MTMAKNFLRAISNLVHRDAAVADDAVGSVVFDGVLDDLDVAGLVEVRRGPIGDIAVDADRDTIVVTNHGTDCLTVINPDTLQVVGSVRLGGEPFAVVVADDRAYVSVATASHDAIAVVDTISGAVLAEYPLALSVTALTVSPDGKRVFAGRSGHDRIDVAVIDVTAERVGTIDIATGVGINLDALRVDATGKRLYAATSGPRGSRVVVVNTETARVEATVWIGAPVRDIALGTDGIAYALTSDLQSRGEVHVVDTAAGTVLGAIAVGGAPTQLVLSPDSTRAYVVDYDRVLVLCTLTSQIIGSVEVSAQPAAVAVRADGSQVFIADYAGHVNAFDVAAELPALYSQLTSAPVALHELAVREPVAV; translated from the coding sequence ATGACCATGGCAAAGAACTTCTTGCGCGCGATCAGCAATCTGGTTCATCGTGATGCCGCTGTCGCTGACGATGCCGTCGGCAGTGTCGTGTTCGACGGCGTCCTCGATGACCTCGATGTCGCTGGTCTGGTGGAAGTCCGGCGTGGCCCCATCGGCGACATCGCCGTGGATGCGGACCGGGACACCATTGTGGTGACCAACCACGGCACGGACTGCCTCACCGTGATCAACCCCGACACCCTGCAGGTCGTCGGTTCGGTACGGCTCGGCGGTGAACCGTTCGCAGTCGTCGTTGCCGACGACCGTGCTTACGTCAGCGTCGCCACCGCTAGCCACGACGCGATCGCCGTCGTCGACACCATCTCCGGCGCGGTGCTCGCCGAGTACCCGCTGGCGCTGAGCGTGACCGCATTGACGGTCAGCCCGGACGGCAAGCGGGTGTTCGCCGGACGCAGCGGCCATGACCGCATCGACGTCGCCGTCATCGACGTGACCGCCGAGCGGGTCGGCACCATCGACATCGCCACGGGTGTGGGCATCAACCTCGACGCACTTCGGGTCGATGCCACCGGTAAGCGGCTCTACGCTGCCACCTCGGGTCCGCGTGGCAGCCGCGTCGTCGTGGTCAACACCGAAACTGCACGGGTCGAGGCGACCGTGTGGATCGGCGCCCCAGTCCGCGACATCGCGCTGGGTACCGACGGAATCGCCTACGCGCTGACGTCGGATCTGCAGTCTCGCGGTGAGGTGCACGTCGTCGACACTGCGGCGGGCACTGTCCTCGGCGCGATCGCTGTCGGCGGGGCGCCCACGCAGCTCGTGCTCAGCCCGGATTCCACCCGCGCCTACGTCGTCGACTACGACCGTGTCCTGGTGCTGTGTACGTTGACCAGCCAGATCATCGGCAGCGTCGAGGTCAGCGCCCAGCCCGCCGCGGTTGCCGTACGCGCCGACGGTAGCCAGGTCTTCATCGCCGACTACGCCGGTCACGTCAATGCGTTCGACGTGGCAGCCGAGCTGCCCGCGCTGTACTCACAACTGACCTCCGCTCCGGTGGCGCTGCACGAGTTGGCTGTCCGCGAGCCCGTCGCCGTCTAA
- a CDS encoding aldo/keto reductase: MNAIELNDGTRIPQLGFGVFKIEPDRTAAAVKVALDVGYRHIDTAEMYGNEREVGQGIRDAGLDRGEVFVTSKLNNGFHRPDDARRAFDNTLSALGSDYVDLFLIHWPLPMLYDGDFVSTWHVLEEFAKDGRARSIGVSNFQPAHLERLARESDTVPSVNQVEVHPYLTNEEVRAYGRDHGIATEAWSPIAKGQVLDDPVVMRISDTVGRFPAQVVLRWHIQRGDIVFPKSVSPERVRSNFELFDFELTESDMDAISALDRGESGRTGPNPDTFDRIPS; the protein is encoded by the coding sequence ATGAATGCAATCGAACTGAACGACGGCACCCGCATCCCGCAGTTGGGATTCGGTGTGTTCAAGATCGAGCCCGACAGAACGGCGGCGGCGGTCAAGGTTGCGTTAGACGTCGGTTACCGCCACATCGATACCGCCGAGATGTACGGCAATGAACGAGAAGTCGGTCAGGGGATTCGCGACGCAGGCTTGGACCGTGGCGAGGTGTTCGTCACCAGCAAGCTCAACAACGGTTTCCACCGCCCCGACGACGCCCGACGGGCGTTCGACAACACGCTGAGTGCGCTCGGGTCTGACTACGTCGACCTGTTCCTGATCCATTGGCCGCTGCCGATGCTGTATGACGGCGACTTCGTCTCGACCTGGCACGTACTGGAGGAATTCGCCAAGGACGGCCGCGCACGCAGCATCGGGGTATCGAACTTCCAGCCGGCACACCTAGAGCGGCTCGCGAGAGAATCTGACACCGTGCCGTCGGTCAACCAGGTCGAGGTTCATCCATACCTCACCAACGAAGAGGTTCGCGCGTACGGGCGAGACCACGGCATCGCGACCGAGGCCTGGTCGCCGATCGCGAAAGGTCAGGTGCTCGACGATCCGGTTGTCATGAGGATCTCCGATACCGTGGGCCGGTTCCCGGCACAAGTCGTGCTGCGCTGGCACATCCAGCGCGGCGACATCGTATTTCCGAAATCTGTGTCGCCGGAACGGGTCAGATCCAACTTCGAGCTGTTCGACTTCGAACTGACCGAATCCGATATGGATGCGATCTCGGCCCTCGACCGCGGGGAATCCGGAAGAACCGGACCCAACCCCGATACCTTCGATCGAATCCCATCGTGA